Proteins found in one Microbacterium sp. LWS13-1.2 genomic segment:
- the lipA gene encoding lipoyl synthase, which yields MSACSSAPGAAGTPDSASAPSGPDGRKLLRLEVRNAQTPIERKPEWIKTKAKMGPEYQALHSLVKTEELHTVCQEAGCPNIYECWEDREATFLIGGSQCTRRCDFCQIDTGKPADYDTDEPRRVAESVVRMNLRYATVTGVARDDLPDGGAWLHAETVRQIHAMNPNTGVEILATDFNGDPALLGEVFESRPEVFAHNVETVPRIFKRIRPAFRYERSLDVLTQARDAGLITKSNLILGMGEEPEEVIRALEDLRAAGTDIITITQYLRPSPRHLPVARWVKPQEFVGFKEEAERIGFLGVLAGPLVRSSYRAGRLWAQSMLSKGREIPAHLAHIAEDVHVERGFAQAV from the coding sequence ATGAGCGCCTGCAGCAGTGCGCCGGGTGCCGCGGGCACGCCGGACTCGGCATCCGCTCCCTCCGGTCCTGACGGGCGCAAGCTCCTCCGGCTCGAGGTGCGCAACGCGCAGACGCCGATCGAGCGCAAGCCGGAGTGGATCAAGACCAAGGCCAAGATGGGGCCTGAGTACCAGGCGCTGCATTCGCTCGTGAAGACCGAGGAGCTTCACACCGTGTGCCAGGAGGCCGGCTGCCCCAACATCTACGAGTGCTGGGAGGACCGCGAGGCGACCTTCCTCATCGGCGGCTCGCAGTGCACGCGCCGGTGCGACTTCTGCCAGATCGACACCGGCAAGCCGGCGGACTACGACACGGACGAGCCCCGTCGCGTCGCCGAGAGCGTGGTGCGCATGAACCTGCGCTACGCCACAGTGACGGGAGTCGCACGCGACGACCTGCCGGATGGCGGCGCATGGCTCCACGCCGAGACGGTGCGGCAGATCCACGCGATGAACCCGAACACGGGCGTCGAGATCCTCGCGACCGATTTCAACGGCGACCCGGCCCTGCTCGGCGAGGTTTTCGAGAGCCGTCCCGAGGTCTTCGCGCACAACGTCGAGACGGTCCCGCGCATCTTCAAGAGGATCCGGCCGGCCTTCCGCTACGAGCGCTCGCTCGACGTCCTGACCCAGGCTCGCGATGCGGGTCTCATCACCAAGTCGAATCTCATCCTGGGCATGGGAGAGGAGCCCGAGGAGGTCATCCGGGCACTCGAGGACCTCCGCGCCGCCGGCACCGACATCATCACCATCACGCAGTACCTCCGGCCGTCGCCGCGGCACCTGCCCGTCGCGCGGTGGGTCAAGCCGCAGGAGTTCGTCGGGTTCAAAGAGGAGGCCGAGCGGATCGGATTCCTCGGAGTGCTCGCGGGGCCCCTCGTGCGCTCGTCCTACCGCGCAGGCCGCCTCTGGGCGCAGTCGATGCTGTCCAAGGGTCGCGAGATCCCGGCGCACCTGGCGCACATCGCCGAGGACGTCCACGTCGAACGCGGCTTCGCCCAGGCGGTGTGA
- the lipB gene encoding lipoyl(octanoyl) transferase LipB yields MLDIQTVGLSPDYVPYLDGWALQRSIHAEVVAGTRPDTLLLLEHEPVYTAGARTARHERPTDGTPVVDVDRGGKITWHGPGQLVGYPIVRLTEPVDVVAHVRRLEQLLIDVLGAYDVEGYRVEGRSGVWVRRPLGEDKVAAIGVRVQRGVTMHGFALNCDNSLAGFRGIIPCGITDAGVTTISEVAGAEIAPSDVIGTVSRVFAADFAGVPA; encoded by the coding sequence ATGCTCGACATCCAGACGGTCGGCCTCTCCCCCGACTACGTGCCGTATCTCGACGGCTGGGCCTTGCAGCGAAGCATCCACGCCGAGGTGGTGGCGGGCACGCGACCCGACACGCTGCTGCTGCTGGAGCACGAGCCCGTCTACACGGCAGGCGCTCGCACGGCGCGGCATGAGCGCCCGACCGACGGCACGCCCGTCGTTGATGTCGACCGAGGCGGCAAGATCACATGGCATGGCCCGGGACAGCTCGTCGGCTACCCGATCGTGCGGCTCACCGAGCCGGTCGACGTCGTCGCACACGTGCGCCGCCTCGAGCAGCTGCTGATCGACGTGCTGGGCGCGTACGACGTCGAGGGCTACCGGGTCGAAGGCCGCAGCGGCGTCTGGGTGCGCCGCCCGCTGGGCGAGGACAAGGTCGCCGCGATCGGCGTCCGCGTGCAGCGGGGCGTGACGATGCACGGCTTCGCGCTCAACTGCGACAACTCGCTCGCCGGCTTCCGCGGCATCATCCCGTGCGGGATCACGGATGCCGGAGTCACGACGATCAGCGAGGTGGCCGGCGCCGAGATCGCGCCGAGCGACGTGATCGGCACGGTGAGCCGCGTGTTCGCCGCCGACTTCGCCGGGGTGCCGGCATGA
- a CDS encoding TetR family transcriptional regulator, whose translation MSTEPRAGRPKASSRETIAEAACELFLEQGYEQTSIADISSRAGVSRSSFFNYFSSKSDVLWAGLDERLAAFERHLGSDEETAAVADVRSATLAIADGFAPDSLALGIVNAKAMGLEAEYERDAALRRARVARAVSTRFVRAGSDRVRAEVAGAAWGGAVLAAVEAWAHDGAGRTSLARFLARAADAAEAVGPVRAGEVRQLRVVVEAPDFEAALRFYRDVVGMPQAEAYEAEGGARVAILDAGRATLELSNPAQVAFIDRVETDGDAPSDRIRLALEVDDSAAAAERLAHRGAEVQASARVTPWRSRNARLRGPAGLQLTLFEELGPES comes from the coding sequence ATGTCCACCGAGCCGCGCGCGGGGCGACCGAAGGCGTCGTCGCGCGAGACCATCGCCGAAGCGGCGTGCGAGCTGTTCCTCGAGCAGGGCTACGAGCAGACCTCGATCGCCGATATCTCCAGCCGCGCCGGAGTCAGCCGGTCGAGCTTCTTCAACTACTTCTCCTCCAAGTCCGATGTGCTGTGGGCGGGGCTCGACGAGCGGCTCGCCGCATTCGAGCGGCACCTGGGCTCGGACGAGGAGACGGCTGCCGTCGCCGACGTCCGTTCGGCGACCCTCGCCATAGCAGACGGATTCGCGCCCGACAGCCTTGCGCTGGGCATCGTCAACGCGAAGGCGATGGGACTCGAGGCCGAGTACGAGCGCGACGCCGCCCTCCGCCGGGCGCGCGTGGCGAGGGCGGTCTCGACGCGGTTCGTCCGCGCTGGGTCGGATCGCGTGCGCGCCGAGGTCGCCGGCGCCGCGTGGGGCGGGGCGGTGCTCGCCGCGGTCGAGGCGTGGGCCCACGACGGTGCCGGCCGCACCTCGCTCGCGCGCTTCCTGGCTCGTGCGGCGGACGCCGCCGAAGCCGTCGGGCCGGTGCGTGCCGGGGAGGTGCGGCAGCTGCGCGTGGTCGTCGAGGCGCCCGACTTCGAGGCCGCCCTCCGCTTCTACCGCGACGTCGTCGGGATGCCGCAGGCCGAGGCGTACGAGGCCGAGGGCGGTGCCCGCGTGGCGATCCTCGACGCCGGGCGCGCGACCCTGGAGCTGTCGAACCCGGCGCAGGTCGCGTTCATCGACCGCGTCGAGACAGACGGCGACGCCCCGAGCGACCGCATCCGGCTCGCGCTCGAGGTGGACGACAGCGCTGCCGCCGCCGAGCGCCTGGCGCACCGCGGCGCGGAGGTGCAGGCATCCGCCCGCGTCACGCCCTGGCGCTCCCGCAACGCGCGTCTGCGGGGTCCTGCGGGTCTGCAACTGACCCTGTTCGAGGAGCTCGGACCCGAGAGCTGA
- the ffh gene encoding signal recognition particle protein — protein sequence MATFGTLSDRLTETFRNLRKKGQLTPADVDGTVREIRRALLDADVALPVVKDFTAKVRERALGDEVSKALNPAQQVVQIVNEELVAILGGQQRRLQFAKNPPTVIMLAGLQGSGKTTFAGKLAKMLEKDGHTPLLIAADLQRPNAVNQLQVVAERAGAAIYAPEPGNGVGDAVKVARDGVEVARRQQHDVVIIDTAGRLGVDAELMKQAADIRKATDPDEVLFVIDAMIGQDAVNTAKAFQDGVDFTGVVLSKLDGDARGGAALSVASVTGRPIIFASTGEGLDDLEAFHPDRMASRILDLGDILTLIEQAQQAFDEEEALKVAEKLATEQFTLEDFLAQMQQMRKMGSMKKMLGMLPGMGSMKDQLENFDEREIDRTEAIIRSMTPAERRNTKLLNGSRRLRIARGSGMTVTDVNQLVQRFDQAAKMMKTVARGGVPNIPGMGPIPGAGRPGASSKRGKQQKAKGSRSGNPAKRAAENAGIAAQGAEAPTGSGFGLGAGGAKGAPSEADLAELQKMLGRG from the coding sequence ATGGCGACTTTCGGCACCCTCTCCGACCGGCTCACCGAGACCTTCCGCAACCTCCGCAAGAAGGGGCAGCTCACGCCCGCGGATGTCGATGGCACCGTCCGCGAGATCCGGCGCGCCCTGCTCGACGCCGACGTGGCGCTGCCCGTCGTCAAGGACTTCACCGCCAAGGTGCGCGAGCGCGCGCTCGGCGATGAGGTGAGCAAGGCGCTGAACCCGGCGCAGCAGGTCGTGCAGATCGTCAACGAGGAGCTCGTCGCGATTCTCGGCGGCCAGCAGCGCCGGCTGCAGTTCGCGAAGAACCCGCCGACCGTCATCATGCTGGCGGGCCTGCAGGGCTCGGGTAAGACGACCTTCGCGGGCAAGCTCGCCAAGATGCTCGAGAAGGACGGCCACACGCCGCTCCTCATCGCCGCCGACCTCCAGCGTCCCAACGCGGTCAACCAGCTGCAGGTCGTGGCCGAGCGCGCCGGTGCCGCGATCTACGCGCCCGAGCCGGGCAACGGCGTCGGCGACGCGGTCAAGGTCGCCCGCGATGGCGTCGAGGTCGCGCGTCGCCAGCAGCACGACGTCGTCATCATCGACACCGCCGGCCGCCTCGGCGTCGACGCCGAGCTCATGAAGCAGGCGGCCGACATCCGCAAGGCGACCGATCCCGACGAGGTGCTGTTCGTCATCGACGCGATGATCGGACAGGATGCCGTCAACACCGCCAAGGCGTTCCAGGACGGCGTCGACTTCACCGGTGTCGTGCTCTCGAAGCTCGACGGCGACGCCCGCGGTGGCGCCGCGCTCTCCGTCGCCTCGGTCACGGGCCGCCCGATCATCTTCGCGTCCACGGGTGAGGGCCTCGACGACCTCGAGGCGTTCCACCCCGACCGCATGGCGTCGCGCATCCTCGACCTCGGCGACATCCTCACCCTCATCGAGCAGGCTCAGCAGGCGTTCGACGAAGAGGAGGCGCTCAAGGTCGCGGAGAAGCTCGCGACCGAGCAGTTCACCCTCGAGGACTTCCTCGCCCAGATGCAGCAGATGCGCAAGATGGGCTCGATGAAGAAGATGCTCGGGATGCTCCCGGGCATGGGGTCCATGAAGGATCAGCTCGAGAACTTCGACGAGCGCGAGATCGACCGCACCGAGGCGATCATCCGCTCGATGACCCCCGCCGAGCGCCGCAACACCAAGCTCCTCAACGGATCGCGCCGGCTGCGCATCGCGCGCGGCTCTGGCATGACAGTCACGGACGTCAACCAGCTCGTGCAGCGATTCGACCAGGCCGCGAAGATGATGAAGACCGTCGCCCGCGGCGGCGTGCCGAACATCCCCGGTATGGGTCCGATCCCCGGCGCCGGCCGGCCGGGCGCCTCGTCCAAGCGCGGCAAGCAGCAGAAGGCGAAGGGCTCGCGGTCGGGCAACCCCGCCAAGCGCGCCGCCGAGAACGCGGGGATCGCGGCCCAGGGCGCCGAGGCCCCGACGGGCTCGGGCTTCGGGCTCGGCGCCGGAGGAGCGAAGGGCGCCCCGTCCGAGGCGGATCTCGCCGAGCTGCAGAAGATGCTCGGCCGCGGCTGA
- a CDS encoding DUF559 domain-containing protein has translation MEAIDAGPVNTADLGTGPSLLEWIDQRHGVSHTSQLRVAGYTAREIADGVARGDLHRVRRSWLVRPDADERRVKAASVGGRATCLSGAEMLGLWVPDHPEVHVAVQATASRNATEGVRLHWASAPAPVSRTMTEEPVVNILFHVARCVEPRDALAVWESAIRAKKAMAATLKRVAWRSSAASEFARLASELSDSGLETRFVHGMKQVGVPVQQQVTIDGHRIDGRVGDSLLVQLDGFEFHSSAQDRRRDLEADARLVLRGYVVLRFDYFQVFFRWEYVVETILMAIAQRLHRREIR, from the coding sequence GTGGAGGCCATCGACGCTGGACCAGTGAACACCGCAGACCTCGGCACCGGACCGTCCCTCCTAGAGTGGATCGATCAGCGCCACGGCGTTTCGCACACGTCGCAGCTGCGCGTCGCCGGTTACACCGCCCGCGAGATCGCCGATGGCGTAGCCCGCGGGGATCTCCACCGGGTGCGCCGTTCGTGGCTAGTACGTCCGGATGCCGATGAGAGGCGCGTGAAGGCTGCCTCCGTGGGTGGGCGAGCGACATGCCTGAGCGGTGCGGAGATGCTGGGACTGTGGGTTCCGGACCACCCGGAGGTGCACGTCGCAGTTCAGGCCACTGCATCCCGCAATGCGACTGAGGGAGTTCGATTGCATTGGGCGTCTGCGCCGGCGCCCGTGAGCCGGACCATGACGGAGGAGCCGGTCGTCAACATCCTCTTCCATGTCGCGAGGTGCGTGGAACCACGCGATGCTCTGGCGGTCTGGGAGTCCGCCATTCGAGCGAAGAAGGCGATGGCCGCGACGCTCAAGCGCGTCGCTTGGCGAAGCAGCGCTGCATCGGAGTTCGCGCGGCTGGCGAGCGAGCTCTCAGACTCCGGCCTGGAGACGCGATTCGTCCATGGCATGAAGCAGGTCGGCGTGCCGGTCCAGCAGCAGGTGACGATCGACGGTCACCGCATCGACGGACGCGTTGGCGACTCGCTTCTGGTGCAGCTCGATGGATTCGAGTTCCACAGCTCGGCGCAAGACCGCCGGCGTGATCTAGAAGCCGACGCTCGCCTCGTCCTGCGCGGCTACGTCGTGCTCCGTTTCGACTACTTCCAGGTGTTCTTCCGGTGGGAATACGTCGTGGAGACGATACTCATGGCGATAGCCCAGCGGCTCCACCGTCGCGAAATCAGGTGA
- a CDS encoding glutamate--cysteine ligase codes for MTVPFATSDRSSVGLEWELMLADTATGDLIPRGPDLLSALEERSSLERYTVTGELLTNTVEVTSGIGDTVAAAVDDIADAIAEVRTYTDPHGVDLLCAGSHPFAQWYDQSVTDKTRYHKLIERTQWWGRNMMIWGIHVHVGVEDVNKVFPIINALAVYLPHLQALSASSPFWAGERTGYASNRALVFQQLPTAGLPWPLQNWSEFEGYLDDMVGTGVMEDATEVRWDIRPAPRWGTIEVRACDGMSTLPELAAVAALVQVLVEHFSRRLDEGLPLETIQPWFIRENKWRAARYGLDARVIVDHLGTQRLVTEHLRETLAEIGDIADDLKCARELAGIEAILTGGASYSRQLAVADAAEGDLREVVRHLVGEFRSGPTLREHLATLGR; via the coding sequence ATGACGGTGCCCTTCGCGACATCCGACCGCTCATCCGTGGGCCTGGAGTGGGAGCTCATGCTCGCCGACACCGCGACCGGGGACCTGATCCCCCGCGGCCCCGATCTCCTCTCCGCGCTCGAAGAGCGCTCCAGCCTCGAGCGCTACACCGTCACCGGCGAGCTGCTCACGAACACCGTCGAGGTGACCAGCGGCATCGGCGACACCGTTGCCGCCGCCGTCGACGACATCGCCGACGCGATCGCCGAGGTGCGCACCTACACCGACCCGCACGGCGTCGACCTGCTCTGCGCGGGCAGCCATCCGTTCGCGCAGTGGTACGACCAGAGTGTCACCGACAAGACCCGCTACCACAAGCTCATCGAGCGCACCCAGTGGTGGGGCCGCAACATGATGATCTGGGGCATCCACGTGCACGTCGGCGTGGAGGACGTCAACAAGGTGTTCCCGATCATCAACGCCCTCGCCGTCTACCTGCCTCACCTGCAGGCGCTGTCGGCGTCGAGCCCGTTCTGGGCGGGTGAGCGCACCGGCTACGCCTCCAACCGCGCGCTCGTCTTCCAGCAGTTGCCCACCGCGGGTCTGCCGTGGCCGCTCCAGAACTGGAGCGAGTTCGAGGGCTACCTCGACGACATGGTCGGCACCGGAGTCATGGAGGACGCCACCGAGGTGCGGTGGGACATCCGTCCGGCGCCGCGCTGGGGAACCATCGAGGTGCGCGCCTGCGACGGCATGTCGACGCTCCCCGAGCTCGCCGCGGTCGCCGCCCTGGTGCAGGTGCTCGTGGAGCACTTCTCGCGCCGGCTCGACGAGGGGCTGCCGCTCGAGACGATCCAGCCGTGGTTCATCCGCGAGAACAAGTGGCGCGCCGCGCGCTACGGACTCGACGCACGCGTGATCGTCGATCATCTCGGCACCCAGCGCCTCGTCACCGAGCACCTGCGCGAGACGCTCGCAGAGATCGGCGACATCGCCGACGACCTCAAATGCGCCCGCGAACTGGCGGGCATCGAGGCTATCCTCACGGGCGGTGCGAGCTATTCGCGCCAGCTCGCCGTCGCCGACGCGGCCGAAGGCGACCTCCGCGAGGTTGTGCGCCACCTGGTCGGCGAGTTCCGCTCCGGCCCCACGCTGCGCGAGCACCTGGCCACCCTCGGCCGCTGA
- the rpsP gene encoding 30S ribosomal protein S16, giving the protein MAVKIRLKRLGKIRAPYYRIVVADSRTKRDGRVIEEIGKYHPTEEPSFIEVDSERAQYWLSVGAQPTEQVRALLKLTGDWGQFKGDKNAVSTVKTRDEKPAFEIDSSKKSVVKPKAEKKAEAAEAPAAEATDEAAAESAE; this is encoded by the coding sequence GTGGCTGTCAAGATCCGTCTCAAGCGCCTCGGCAAGATCCGTGCGCCCTACTACCGCATCGTCGTGGCCGACTCGCGCACCAAGCGCGACGGCCGTGTCATCGAAGAGATCGGCAAGTACCACCCCACCGAGGAGCCCTCGTTCATCGAGGTCGACTCCGAGCGTGCCCAGTACTGGCTGAGCGTCGGCGCACAGCCGACCGAGCAGGTGCGCGCACTCCTCAAGCTGACCGGCGACTGGGGTCAGTTCAAGGGCGACAAGAACGCGGTCTCGACCGTGAAGACCCGCGACGAGAAGCCCGCGTTCGAGATCGACTCCTCGAAGAAGTCGGTCGTGAAGCCGAAGGCCGAGAAGAAGGCCGAGGCCGCCGAGGCTCCCGCCGCCGAGGCGACCGACGAGGCCGCCGCCGAGTCCGCAGAGTAA
- a CDS encoding RNA-binding protein, protein MLAAALEHVVKGIVDHPDDVRIDSSTSPRGDVLEVHVHPDDRGRVIGRGGRTAKALRTLISALADGRRVRVDVADD, encoded by the coding sequence TTGCTCGCCGCCGCGCTCGAACACGTCGTCAAGGGGATCGTCGATCACCCGGACGACGTCCGCATCGACTCGTCCACGTCGCCCCGCGGCGACGTGCTCGAAGTGCACGTCCACCCCGATGACCGGGGTCGCGTGATCGGGCGCGGCGGCCGCACGGCCAAAGCCCTACGCACCCTCATCAGTGCCCTCGCCGACGGACGCCGCGTGCGCGTCGACGTCGCGGACGACTGA
- the rimM gene encoding ribosome maturation factor RimM (Essential for efficient processing of 16S rRNA), with the protein MNAVPPAGKTQLRVGRLVKAHGLKGAIKLELYTDDPDGRFVPGATFTLQVPESSPWHGKPLTVREFRWMNSHPVAFFEDVDDRDAAEALIRAILWVDEDIQASPTEEDAWFDHQLVGLEVVRDGQVVGKVARVDHFPAQDLLIVKVRDDEVLVPFVKAIVPEVDIAAGRVIVTPPAGLFEELPEDDNGDDAAAETSADDADDAPAGPSADDADTAR; encoded by the coding sequence GTGAATGCCGTTCCCCCCGCTGGCAAGACGCAGCTCCGTGTCGGTCGCCTCGTCAAGGCGCACGGACTCAAGGGCGCCATCAAGCTCGAGCTGTACACGGACGACCCCGACGGTCGCTTCGTCCCCGGCGCGACGTTCACCCTGCAAGTTCCCGAGTCGTCGCCGTGGCACGGCAAGCCGCTCACGGTGCGCGAGTTCCGCTGGATGAACAGCCACCCGGTCGCCTTCTTCGAAGACGTCGACGACCGCGACGCCGCAGAGGCGCTCATCCGCGCCATCCTGTGGGTCGATGAGGACATCCAGGCCTCGCCGACCGAGGAGGACGCCTGGTTCGATCACCAGCTCGTCGGCCTCGAGGTCGTCCGCGACGGCCAGGTCGTCGGCAAGGTCGCCCGGGTGGACCATTTCCCCGCACAGGACCTGCTCATCGTGAAGGTGCGCGACGACGAGGTGCTGGTGCCGTTCGTCAAGGCGATCGTGCCGGAGGTCGACATCGCGGCCGGGCGCGTCATCGTGACCCCGCCGGCAGGGCTCTTCGAGGAGCTCCCCGAGGACGACAACGGCGACGACGCTGCGGCGGAGACGTCCGCCGACGACGCTGACGACGCTCCGGCGGGCCCGTCCGCCGACGACGCCGACACCGCTCGCTGA